Proteins encoded within one genomic window of Paracoccus sp. MA:
- the minC gene encoding septum site-determining protein MinC, with translation MQSGKSAAQTVATVKPLQIRGRTFTAIALHLSGRPDRAFFEALEARLNQTPLFFDNAPLVVDLEQAQGLDSAAELIQLTAELRRRKLSVFGVQSGTAAQARAAAEAGLISLPGGRDIALERVSRQGSRPEPVREPAPAPAAKEPANRMVTQPVRSGQTVFADRGDLIVVGSVGSGAEVIAAGNIHIYGRLRGRALAGVHGDASARIFCHALDAELLAIAGLYRTSENLGPDTPRQHVQVYLQGEVLRIESLT, from the coding sequence ATGCAATCCGGCAAAAGCGCGGCCCAGACCGTCGCGACCGTGAAGCCTTTACAGATCCGCGGCCGCACCTTCACGGCCATCGCGCTGCATCTGTCCGGCCGGCCGGACCGGGCCTTCTTCGAGGCGCTGGAGGCACGGCTGAACCAGACGCCGCTGTTCTTCGACAACGCGCCCCTGGTGGTGGACCTGGAGCAGGCCCAGGGGCTGGACAGCGCCGCCGAGCTGATTCAGCTGACCGCCGAGCTGCGCCGGCGCAAGCTGTCGGTCTTTGGTGTGCAAAGCGGCACGGCCGCGCAGGCCCGGGCGGCGGCCGAAGCCGGGCTGATCTCGTTGCCCGGCGGCCGCGACATCGCGCTGGAGCGCGTCTCGCGGCAGGGCAGCCGCCCCGAACCCGTGCGCGAGCCCGCCCCGGCCCCGGCGGCGAAGGAGCCTGCGAACCGCATGGTCACCCAGCCGGTGCGCTCGGGCCAGACGGTCTTTGCCGATCGCGGCGACCTGATCGTCGTGGGCTCGGTCGGCTCGGGGGCCGAGGTGATCGCGGCGGGCAACATCCATATCTACGGCCGGCTGCGCGGCCGGGCGCTGGCCGGGGTGCATGGCGATGCCTCGGCGCGGATCTTCTGCCATGCGCTGGATGCCGAGCTGCTGGCCATCGCCGGCCTCTACCGCACCAGCGAGAATCTGGGGCCCGACACGCCGCGGCAGCATGTGCAGGTCTATCTTCAGGGCGAGGTGCTGCGCATCGAGTCCCTCACATGA
- a CDS encoding solute carrier family 23 protein yields the protein MGYFPDWRPAAGATVLPDEKLPLAQALPMSLQHLLAMSGSTILAPLIMGFDPNVAVFFSGIGTLLFFLVTGGRVPSYLGSSFAFIAVIMAATGFAGQGANPNIAVALGGIVAAGLVYALIGLIVMAIGSAWVERLMPPAVTGAIGMSIGLNLAPVAVRQLTGSHAHLAIAAATVLCMALVSVYGRQATRRIAVLIALLFGYALVLVCGNGLGLVPGIDFAAVAAAPWFGVPNFTAPRFEWSAITLIAPVAIVLVAENLGHIKALGAITGQNMDRYIGRGFLGDGLATMLAGAGGGTGVTTYAENIGVMAMTRVYSTLIFPMAAAIAILLGLSPKFGAILQTIPAPVLAGLAVCVFGLIASAMARIWVDNRVDFSDPRNLFTVGVALIFGAGDFTVTIGSFALGGIGTSTFAALLLYQLLGIRRRAEG from the coding sequence ATGGGCTATTTTCCTGACTGGCGCCCGGCCGCCGGCGCCACGGTGCTACCCGATGAAAAGCTGCCGCTGGCCCAGGCCCTGCCGATGAGCCTGCAGCACCTGCTGGCGATGTCCGGCTCGACCATTCTGGCGCCGCTGATCATGGGTTTCGACCCCAATGTCGCGGTGTTCTTTTCCGGCATCGGCACGCTGCTGTTCTTCCTGGTCACCGGCGGGCGCGTGCCCAGCTATCTGGGCTCGTCCTTCGCCTTCATCGCGGTCATCATGGCGGCGACCGGCTTTGCCGGGCAGGGCGCGAACCCCAACATCGCCGTGGCGCTTGGCGGCATCGTCGCCGCCGGCCTCGTCTATGCGCTGATCGGCCTGATCGTCATGGCCATCGGCTCGGCCTGGGTCGAGCGGCTGATGCCGCCGGCGGTGACCGGGGCCATCGGCATGTCCATCGGCCTGAACCTGGCGCCGGTGGCGGTCCGGCAGCTGACCGGCAGCCACGCGCATCTGGCCATCGCCGCGGCGACGGTGCTGTGCATGGCGCTGGTCTCGGTCTACGGCCGGCAGGCGACGCGCAGGATCGCGGTGCTGATCGCGCTGCTGTTTGGCTATGCGCTGGTGCTGGTTTGCGGCAACGGGCTGGGGCTGGTGCCGGGCATCGATTTCGCCGCCGTCGCCGCCGCGCCCTGGTTCGGCGTGCCGAATTTCACCGCGCCGCGTTTCGAATGGTCGGCGATCACCCTGATCGCCCCGGTCGCCATCGTGCTGGTGGCCGAGAACCTGGGCCATATCAAGGCCCTGGGCGCGATCACCGGGCAGAACATGGACCGCTATATCGGCCGAGGCTTTCTGGGGGACGGGCTGGCCACCATGCTGGCCGGCGCGGGCGGCGGCACCGGCGTCACCACCTATGCCGAGAATATCGGCGTGATGGCGATGACCCGGGTCTATTCGACGCTGATCTTTCCCATGGCGGCCGCCATCGCGATCCTGCTGGGCCTGTCGCCGAAATTCGGCGCCATCCTGCAGACCATCCCGGCGCCGGTGCTGGCCGGGCTTGCGGTCTGCGTCTTCGGCCTGATCGCCTCGGCCATGGCGCGGATCTGGGTGGACAACCGGGTCGATTTCTCGGACCCGCGCAACCTGTTCACGGTGGGCGTGGCGCTGATCTTCGGCGCCGGCGACTTCACCGTCACCATCGGCAGCTTCGCGCTGGGGGGCATCGGCACCTCGACCTTTGCGGCGCTGCTGCTTTACCAGCTGCTGGGCATCCGCCGCCGGGCCGAGGGCTGA
- a CDS encoding NAD(P)H-dependent oxidoreductase: protein MPGPRFVAFAGSWSRPSKTRLLVAEAADRAVARFGGSAHVFDIGDLGADFGTLRQPHGSGLRPHLDAFLQADALIVASPVHKGSYTGLFKHFIDLLDPAALAGKPVLLAATGGGDRHALVIEHQLRPVFGFFEAHTLATGLYVSSSDFDGEALASGSASQRLDRAVAQFAAHLPSRQAAPLRAAG from the coding sequence GTGCCTGGACCCCGTTTCGTCGCCTTCGCCGGCTCCTGGAGCCGCCCCTCGAAAACCCGCCTGCTGGTGGCCGAGGCCGCAGATCGCGCCGTCGCCCGTTTCGGCGGCAGCGCGCATGTCTTCGACATCGGCGATCTGGGGGCGGATTTCGGCACGCTGCGCCAGCCGCATGGTTCCGGGCTGCGCCCGCATTTGGACGCCTTTCTGCAGGCCGATGCGCTGATCGTCGCCAGCCCGGTCCACAAGGGTAGCTATACCGGATTGTTCAAGCATTTCATCGATCTGCTGGACCCGGCCGCATTGGCCGGCAAGCCGGTTCTGCTGGCGGCGACCGGCGGCGGCGATCGTCATGCGCTGGTGATCGAACACCAGCTCCGGCCGGTCTTCGGCTTTTTCGAGGCCCATACGCTGGCGACGGGGCTCTATGTCTCGTCCTCGGATTTCGACGGCGAGGCGCTGGCTTCCGGATCCGCCTCGCAGCGGCTGGACCGGGCGGTGGCGCAGTTCGCCGCGCATCTTCCCAGCCGGCAGGCGGCGCCCCTGCGCGCAGCGGGCTGA